A stretch of the Papaver somniferum cultivar HN1 chromosome 6, ASM357369v1, whole genome shotgun sequence genome encodes the following:
- the LOC113289592 gene encoding ubiquitin domain-containing protein DSK2b-like isoform X2, with amino-acid sequence MAATTADGDSSVVDVGEVTVHIRCSNGTKFDVKTSLQSLVSSFKAVLAQNCDVPVEQQRLIYKGRILKDDQTLDSYGLQADHTVHMVRGLPGTSTNSAGGATPAVANTTPGVPRGIGSNEGGGLGGASLFPGFGGLSGLGGTGGLFGAEIPNLEQMQQQITQNPNMMRDIMNMPAMQNIMNNPDLMRNLIMGNPQMRDIIDRNPDLAHILNDPNTLRQTLEAARNPELMREMMRNTDRAMSNIEASPEGFNMLRRMYENVQEPFLNATTMAGDADAGSNPFAALLGNQGGGRAANPSTTGSETATGSPAPNTNPLPNPWSNTGGVPTNTTARSNPAGDARTPNIAGLGGLGLPPDMERMLSGAQDPSQMNQLMQNPAVGQIMQSILSNPQYMNQVLGLNPQLRGLLDSSPQLREMMQNPEFLRQLTSPETMQQMMALQQSLLQNRRQPNEDGQAGGAPGMGLESLMNMFGGLGAGGLAVPSDVPPEQFYATQLSQLQEMGFFDTQENIRALTATGGNVHAAVERLLGNPGQ; translated from the exons atggcagcaacaacagcagacgGTGATTCTAGCGTTGTTGATGTTGGTGAAGTTACTGTTCATATTCGATGTTCTAATGGTACAAAATTCGATGTTAAAACCAGTCTTCAGTCACTGGTTTCTTCGTTCAAAGCCGTTTTAGCTCAAAATTGCGATGTTCCAGTTGAACAACAACGTTTGATTTACAAAGGACGGATCTTAAAAGATGATCAAACCCTAGATAGCTACG GTTTGCAAGCCGATCACACTGTTCATATGGTTCGTGGTTTACCAGGTACTTCTACTAACAGTGCTGGGGGAGCTACTCCCGCAGTTGCAAACACCACGCCTGGTGTCCCTAGGGGTATTGGCTCCAATGAAGGTGGAGGCCTTGGAGGAGCATCGCTGTTTCCTGGATTTGGTGGTCTAAGTGGCTTAGGTGGTACTGGTGGTTTGTTCGGAGCCGAAATCCCTAACCTTGAGCAAATGCAGCAACAGATAACGCAGAATCCTAACATGATGAGGGATATCATGAACATGCCTGCTATGCAGAACATAATGAACAACCCTGACCTCATGCGCAACTTGATAATGGGCAATCCTCAAATGCGTGACATCATTGATAGGAATCCAGACCTTGCACACATACTTAATGATCCCAATACACTTCGTCAGACTTTGGAAGCGGCAAGAAACCCTGAGCTCATGCGGGAGATGATGAGAAACACTGACAGGGCAATGAGCAATATCGAAGCTTCTCCTGAAGGATTCAACATGCTCAGGCGCATGTATGAAAATGTTCAGGAGCCATTTCTGAACGCAACAACAATGGCTGGAGACGCCGACGCAGGGTCAAACCCATTCGCTGCCTTATTGGGGAACCAAGGTGGGGGCCGGGCAGCCAACCCTTCAACAACTGGTTCTGAAACAGCTACTGGTTCTCCTGCACCCAATACTAACCCTCTTCCTAACCCATGGAGCAACACTG GGGGTGTGCCAACAAACACTACAGCAAGGTCAAATCCTGCTGGGGATGCCAGGACACCAAATATTGCTGGCTTAGGTGGGCTTGGACTACCTCCAGATATGGAACGGATGCTTAGTGGCGCACAAGATCCTTCCCAAATGAATCAACTTATGCAGAATCCAGCTGTTGGCCAGATAATGCAAAGCATTCTCTCTAACCCTCAGTACATGAACCAG GTGTTGGGACTCAATCCCCAACTGCGAGGCCTGCTTGATTCCAGTCCTCAGTTGCGAGAAATGATGCAGAATCCAGAATTTCTTCGCCAGCTAACCTCTCCCGAGACAATGCAG CAAATGATGGCTTTACAGCAATCGCTTCTTCAAAATCGGCGACAACCAAACGA GGATGGTCAGGCTGGTGGTGCTCCAG GAATGGGCTTGGAGTCATTGATGAACATGTTTGGCGGACTTGGTGCTGGTGGCTTGGCTGTTCCATCTGATG TGCCACCGGAACAATTCTATGCCACACAATTGTCGCAGCTTCAAGAAATGGGTTTCTTTGACACCCAGGAGAATATAAGAGCACTAACTGCCACCGGTGGAAATGTACATGCTGCAGTGGAGAGACTCTTGGGGAACCCTGGTCAGTAA
- the LOC113289592 gene encoding ubiquitin domain-containing protein DSK2b-like isoform X1, with amino-acid sequence MAATTADGDSSVVDVGEVTVHIRCSNGTKFDVKTSLQSLVSSFKAVLAQNCDVPVEQQRLIYKGRILKDDQTLDSYGLQADHTVHMVRGLPGTSTNSAGGATPAVANTTPGVPRGIGSNEGGGLGGASLFPGFGGLSGLGGTGGLFGAEIPNLEQMQQQITQNPNMMRDIMNMPAMQNIMNNPDLMRNLIMGNPQMRDIIDRNPDLAHILNDPNTLRQTLEAARNPELMREMMRNTDRAMSNIEASPEGFNMLRRMYENVQEPFLNATTMAGDADAGSNPFAALLGNQGGGRAANPSTTGSETATGSPAPNTNPLPNPWSNTAAGGVPTNTTARSNPAGDARTPNIAGLGGLGLPPDMERMLSGAQDPSQMNQLMQNPAVGQIMQSILSNPQYMNQVLGLNPQLRGLLDSSPQLREMMQNPEFLRQLTSPETMQQMMALQQSLLQNRRQPNEDGQAGGAPGMGLESLMNMFGGLGAGGLAVPSDVPPEQFYATQLSQLQEMGFFDTQENIRALTATGGNVHAAVERLLGNPGQ; translated from the exons atggcagcaacaacagcagacgGTGATTCTAGCGTTGTTGATGTTGGTGAAGTTACTGTTCATATTCGATGTTCTAATGGTACAAAATTCGATGTTAAAACCAGTCTTCAGTCACTGGTTTCTTCGTTCAAAGCCGTTTTAGCTCAAAATTGCGATGTTCCAGTTGAACAACAACGTTTGATTTACAAAGGACGGATCTTAAAAGATGATCAAACCCTAGATAGCTACG GTTTGCAAGCCGATCACACTGTTCATATGGTTCGTGGTTTACCAGGTACTTCTACTAACAGTGCTGGGGGAGCTACTCCCGCAGTTGCAAACACCACGCCTGGTGTCCCTAGGGGTATTGGCTCCAATGAAGGTGGAGGCCTTGGAGGAGCATCGCTGTTTCCTGGATTTGGTGGTCTAAGTGGCTTAGGTGGTACTGGTGGTTTGTTCGGAGCCGAAATCCCTAACCTTGAGCAAATGCAGCAACAGATAACGCAGAATCCTAACATGATGAGGGATATCATGAACATGCCTGCTATGCAGAACATAATGAACAACCCTGACCTCATGCGCAACTTGATAATGGGCAATCCTCAAATGCGTGACATCATTGATAGGAATCCAGACCTTGCACACATACTTAATGATCCCAATACACTTCGTCAGACTTTGGAAGCGGCAAGAAACCCTGAGCTCATGCGGGAGATGATGAGAAACACTGACAGGGCAATGAGCAATATCGAAGCTTCTCCTGAAGGATTCAACATGCTCAGGCGCATGTATGAAAATGTTCAGGAGCCATTTCTGAACGCAACAACAATGGCTGGAGACGCCGACGCAGGGTCAAACCCATTCGCTGCCTTATTGGGGAACCAAGGTGGGGGCCGGGCAGCCAACCCTTCAACAACTGGTTCTGAAACAGCTACTGGTTCTCCTGCACCCAATACTAACCCTCTTCCTAACCCATGGAGCAACACTG CTGCAGGGGGTGTGCCAACAAACACTACAGCAAGGTCAAATCCTGCTGGGGATGCCAGGACACCAAATATTGCTGGCTTAGGTGGGCTTGGACTACCTCCAGATATGGAACGGATGCTTAGTGGCGCACAAGATCCTTCCCAAATGAATCAACTTATGCAGAATCCAGCTGTTGGCCAGATAATGCAAAGCATTCTCTCTAACCCTCAGTACATGAACCAG GTGTTGGGACTCAATCCCCAACTGCGAGGCCTGCTTGATTCCAGTCCTCAGTTGCGAGAAATGATGCAGAATCCAGAATTTCTTCGCCAGCTAACCTCTCCCGAGACAATGCAG CAAATGATGGCTTTACAGCAATCGCTTCTTCAAAATCGGCGACAACCAAACGA GGATGGTCAGGCTGGTGGTGCTCCAG GAATGGGCTTGGAGTCATTGATGAACATGTTTGGCGGACTTGGTGCTGGTGGCTTGGCTGTTCCATCTGATG TGCCACCGGAACAATTCTATGCCACACAATTGTCGCAGCTTCAAGAAATGGGTTTCTTTGACACCCAGGAGAATATAAGAGCACTAACTGCCACCGGTGGAAATGTACATGCTGCAGTGGAGAGACTCTTGGGGAACCCTGGTCAGTAA